In Fervidobacterium nodosum Rt17-B1, one genomic interval encodes:
- a CDS encoding rod-binding protein: MELKPLNLSRTTLNLPQNNNKQLNIDNVNNSKDAENYQKQLKKVSEEFAAWYIYEIFKKMYNTVPKSGLIQESFGERWFREMLLQQYALKTAKTDLKDLSDMIYRSLGGKENTESINSAKNTTYRTEALKLLNSLISQNQESGE; the protein is encoded by the coding sequence GTGGAACTTAAACCTTTGAACCTTTCTAGAACAACTTTGAATTTACCTCAAAATAATAACAAGCAGTTGAATATTGATAATGTAAACAATTCTAAAGACGCAGAAAATTATCAAAAACAACTCAAAAAAGTTTCCGAAGAGTTTGCAGCGTGGTACATATACGAGATTTTTAAAAAGATGTATAATACTGTACCTAAGAGTGGATTAATACAGGAGAGTTTTGGTGAGCGTTGGTTTAGAGAAATGCTTTTGCAACAATACGCATTAAAGACAGCGAAAACGGATTTAAAAGATTTATCTGATATGATTTACAGGAGTTTAGGAGGAAAAGAAAACACAGAGAGTATAAATTCTGCGAAGAATACGACTTATAGAACGGAAGCTCTAAAGTTACTCAACTCTCTCATTTCTCAAAATCAGGAATCTGGTGAGTGA
- a CDS encoding flagellar basal body P-ring protein FlgI, giving the protein MRRNILSMFLFITLIIYSSIFAVNVRIKDFAKFRGARDNQLFGVGIVVGLNGTGDSGTLNSTLLSNMLKNFGVAVNPNDLKTKNAALVMVVADIPPFYKPGMRLDVEVASINDAKSLRNGILLQTPLYGADGNVYAVAQGPVSVGGEDVKGSVNLQKRFPVVGYIPEGALVEREIPFSIVDGNSVTILLNKPDFTTAARTALAINTKFGTNIAKALDGASVKVNIPNVFSDDVISFLALLEEIEVPVDVVAQVVINERTGTVVFGGDIGIADFVLSYGNFVITISNGQIGDKKATIGNLITALKSLGATPQDIIAVVQELYKAGVIFAQLKIM; this is encoded by the coding sequence ATGCGTAGGAATATATTGAGCATGTTTTTATTTATCACATTAATAATTTACTCTTCAATATTTGCCGTCAATGTTCGCATTAAAGATTTTGCAAAGTTCAGAGGTGCGAGAGATAACCAATTATTTGGTGTTGGTATAGTGGTTGGTTTGAATGGAACAGGTGATAGTGGGACGCTGAATTCAACTTTACTTTCTAACATGCTTAAAAACTTTGGCGTTGCAGTCAATCCAAATGATTTAAAAACAAAAAATGCTGCCCTTGTTATGGTTGTTGCAGACATCCCACCATTTTATAAGCCCGGCATGAGACTTGACGTTGAAGTTGCGAGTATCAACGACGCAAAAAGTCTTAGAAATGGTATATTACTTCAAACACCGTTGTACGGTGCAGATGGAAATGTATACGCAGTAGCGCAAGGTCCTGTTTCCGTTGGAGGGGAAGATGTTAAAGGGAGTGTTAATCTACAAAAAAGATTTCCCGTTGTTGGATATATACCAGAAGGTGCGCTTGTTGAAAGGGAAATACCATTTAGCATTGTTGACGGTAATTCTGTAACTATTCTTCTAAATAAACCAGATTTTACAACCGCGGCAAGAACGGCACTAGCTATAAACACGAAATTTGGTACTAACATTGCGAAAGCGTTGGATGGTGCAAGTGTTAAAGTAAATATTCCAAATGTATTTTCGGATGACGTTATTTCCTTTCTCGCACTACTTGAAGAAATAGAGGTTCCGGTTGATGTTGTAGCTCAGGTAGTTATCAATGAACGCACAGGAACCGTAGTTTTTGGTGGCGACATTGGGATAGCTGATTTTGTGCTTTCGTACGGAAATTTTGTTATAACAATTTCCAACGGACAGATTGGAGATAAAAAGGCTACTATTGGGAACTTAATAACTGCTCTCAAATCCTTAGGCGCTACTCCACAAGATATAATCGCGGTTGTACAGGAATTGTACAAAGCTGGAGTTATTTTTGCTCAGCTCAAAATTATGTAG
- a CDS encoding flagellar basal body L-ring protein FlgH has product MFKLIRLVKAITIISIFISVFSFSTSLYTSSANPQFQNLMGTYKASKVGDAITIVVYESPRISTSSQVNSITGAFINAINTGTKLVGLDLSKYLPTNSSPTDKRDNKSQANAVVELTAVVKQVDSTGKMFVEGKKQIKVGNDLREIIITGWVHPQAIKPGNIVNSTDLINAQIWENGKVVFQDDPQQSTWLGLLLSAIVGLFK; this is encoded by the coding sequence GTGTTTAAGTTAATTAGATTGGTAAAAGCAATTACAATCATTTCAATATTTATTAGTGTTTTTTCGTTTTCAACTTCTTTATATACAAGTTCCGCAAATCCTCAATTCCAAAACTTAATGGGAACATACAAAGCTTCTAAGGTTGGCGATGCGATTACGATTGTTGTATATGAATCACCTCGTATATCTACATCTTCACAGGTCAATTCCATTACAGGTGCTTTTATAAATGCAATAAACACTGGCACGAAACTTGTAGGTCTTGATTTGAGTAAGTATTTGCCAACAAATAGCTCGCCAACTGATAAGAGGGATAACAAAAGTCAAGCTAACGCTGTTGTTGAATTAACCGCTGTTGTTAAACAAGTCGATTCAACTGGAAAGATGTTTGTCGAAGGTAAAAAGCAAATAAAGGTAGGTAACGATTTAAGAGAGATAATAATAACGGGTTGGGTACATCCTCAAGCTATTAAACCAGGAAATATAGTTAATTCCACTGATTTGATAAATGCACAAATTTGGGAAAATGGTAAGGTTGTTTTTCAGGATGATCCACAACAGAGTACATGGCTTGGCTTATTACTATCGGCAATTGTTGGTTTGTTTAAATAA
- the flgA gene encoding flagellar basal body P-ring formation chaperone FlgA, translated as MNELVEETDMSSEVLEKIVVAYMPYNSKLTLNKRYLVNLIKKRVGNVDGVIDDVPIVIVSDKVTNSSLELSEKILVESEIQNIVINELSKYYLNGTSFNLKWRSGSLVEHDNYSISVQITNRANPFVRITLKKSGRAAGYISLQYEAIWIRKIAVSKRRIEKEEIIGLNDVEFVEYNIYSLNKMPVFEEDLPVMADKVFQKGEIIDGKYISDVPLIVKGQVVKAISIVGGVMVSTLVQALENGNVGKVISVKNLENGVIIKGTIQEDGTIIVLEVK; from the coding sequence ATGAATGAACTTGTTGAAGAAACAGATATGTCAAGTGAGGTACTTGAAAAAATAGTAGTTGCTTACATGCCTTATAATTCAAAATTGACTTTAAATAAGCGCTATTTAGTCAATTTAATTAAAAAACGTGTCGGTAACGTTGATGGAGTAATTGATGACGTGCCCATTGTTATTGTGTCTGATAAAGTTACAAATAGTTCTTTGGAATTATCAGAAAAAATTTTAGTTGAGAGTGAAATTCAAAATATCGTAATTAATGAATTGAGTAAATATTACCTGAATGGTACTAGTTTTAATTTAAAGTGGCGAAGTGGTTCTCTTGTTGAACACGATAATTACTCAATTTCAGTTCAAATAACTAACAGAGCTAACCCATTTGTTAGGATTACTCTCAAAAAATCAGGAAGGGCAGCTGGATATATTTCACTTCAATATGAGGCAATTTGGATTAGGAAAATAGCGGTTAGTAAGAGAAGAATAGAGAAGGAAGAGATAATAGGTTTGAATGATGTTGAATTCGTCGAATACAATATATATAGTTTAAATAAAATGCCTGTTTTCGAAGAAGATTTACCCGTGATGGCTGATAAAGTTTTTCAAAAAGGCGAAATTATAGATGGAAAGTATATTAGCGATGTTCCACTGATTGTAAAAGGTCAAGTAGTAAAAGCTATTAGCATCGTGGGTGGAGTGATGGTTTCAACACTTGTTCAAGCTTTAGAGAATGGAAATGTTGGAAAAGTCATCAGTGTCAAAAATCTTGAGAATGGAGTTATTATAAAAGGAACTATTCAAGAAGATGGAACGATAATTGTTTTGGAGGTGAAATAA
- the rplA gene encoding 50S ribosomal protein L1 — protein sequence MPKHSKRYNEIRKLVDSEKAYTLDEAVELLKKTATAKFDETVEFHIKTNIDYRKSEQNIRSTISLPHGTGKSVRVLVFAKGEKAEEAKQAGADYVGAEELADKIANEGFVDFDVAIATPDMMKVIGKLGKVLGPRGLMPNPKTGTVTEDIAAAVSEFKKGKVEVRTDKTGNLHFPVGKASFEPDKLKENIKSAYEQILSLRPAGVKGHFIKKAVVATTMGPGIKLDLNVLAEGKR from the coding sequence ATGCCTAAACACTCCAAAAGATACAACGAAATAAGAAAGCTTGTTGATAGCGAAAAGGCATACACTTTAGATGAAGCAGTTGAACTCTTAAAGAAAACAGCGACAGCGAAATTTGATGAAACAGTTGAATTCCACATCAAGACAAATATTGATTACAGAAAGAGTGAACAAAATATAAGAAGTACAATATCCCTTCCTCACGGGACTGGTAAGAGTGTAAGAGTCCTTGTTTTCGCAAAAGGTGAAAAGGCAGAGGAAGCAAAACAAGCAGGCGCAGATTACGTTGGAGCAGAAGAACTTGCAGATAAAATTGCGAACGAAGGGTTTGTTGATTTCGATGTTGCGATCGCAACACCAGATATGATGAAAGTAATTGGTAAGCTTGGTAAGGTTTTAGGTCCAAGAGGACTTATGCCAAACCCAAAGACTGGAACCGTTACAGAAGATATAGCAGCAGCTGTTTCCGAATTTAAGAAGGGTAAGGTTGAGGTTAGAACAGATAAGACAGGTAACCTCCACTTCCCAGTAGGAAAAGCTTCTTTTGAGCCCGATAAACTTAAGGAAAATATTAAATCAGCATATGAACAGATACTTTCTCTCAGACCAGCAGGTGTTAAAGGGCACTTTATAAAGAAGGCAGTTGTTGCAACAACAATGGGACCTGGAATAAAACTTGATCTTAACGTTTTAGCAGAAGGAAAGAGATAA
- the rplK gene encoding 50S ribosomal protein L11, translating into MAKKVVAQVRLVLEAGKATPAPPVGPALGQRGVNLMEFCKKFNAVTADKAGLLIPVIVTVYDDRSFTFITKTPPASFLLKRAAKINSGSSEPKRKVAGKVTRQQIKEIAELKMQDLNANDLEAAMKIIEGTARSMGLEVVD; encoded by the coding sequence ATGGCTAAAAAAGTTGTTGCACAGGTAAGACTTGTGCTTGAAGCCGGAAAAGCAACACCAGCTCCTCCAGTAGGACCAGCTCTTGGTCAAAGAGGAGTTAATTTGATGGAATTCTGTAAGAAGTTCAACGCTGTTACAGCCGACAAAGCAGGACTTCTTATTCCTGTCATTGTAACAGTTTACGACGATAGGTCGTTCACATTTATTACAAAAACTCCTCCTGCAAGCTTCTTGCTCAAGAGAGCAGCAAAGATTAACTCTGGCTCAAGTGAGCCAAAGAGAAAAGTTGCAGGAAAAGTCACAAGACAACAGATTAAAGAAATCGCCGAACTAAAAATGCAAGATCTCAACGCCAATGACCTGGAAGCTGCGATGAAGATTATCGAAGGAACCGCACGCAGCATGGGTCTGGAAGTTGTAGATTGA
- the nusG gene encoding transcription termination/antitermination protein NusG, which produces MKKEWYIIHTITGYENKVKENLEAKIEAQGYRNLVSRVIVLEETVIDTSSKSLERHVVTHEVKLHVNNGADVEKGDLLAEEPSIKVRRDGIISEVINARRIIVETMDKKFSRTYIIPESAKPVTGLRVGSNVFQGTFLAASDEFICDMDGRVIVNEKVKKVVVRTSFGDEDVYIIPADVYNSAVVKKGVQLKAGQILAEGKKIFSKSTGRVSVVDFATRREIVIQKTKKKKLYPGYLFVEMIMNDHTWEFVRGTPFVMGFVSAGGRPLPLKPEEVHYILRMAGLEETVQAKPQVAKVELEIQPGDAVKIITGPFEGFSGIVKEVDEEKQELKVNVTIFGRETPVTVHLNEVEKI; this is translated from the coding sequence ATGAAAAAAGAATGGTATATAATTCATACCATTACCGGGTATGAAAACAAAGTTAAAGAGAACCTTGAGGCAAAGATAGAGGCCCAAGGTTATCGTAATCTTGTATCGCGTGTTATTGTTTTAGAAGAGACTGTTATAGATACTTCAAGTAAATCACTTGAAAGACACGTTGTTACACATGAGGTTAAGCTTCACGTGAACAACGGAGCCGATGTTGAAAAAGGAGATTTGTTAGCTGAAGAACCTTCTATCAAAGTTAGACGTGATGGAATTATTTCTGAAGTTATAAACGCAAGAAGAATAATTGTTGAAACGATGGATAAAAAATTTTCGAGGACATATATAATTCCAGAATCGGCTAAACCAGTTACCGGATTAAGAGTTGGTTCTAACGTTTTCCAAGGAACGTTTCTTGCCGCAAGCGATGAATTTATTTGTGATATGGATGGAAGAGTCATTGTAAATGAGAAGGTAAAGAAAGTTGTTGTCAGAACCTCTTTTGGTGATGAAGATGTTTATATTATACCTGCTGATGTATATAATTCGGCTGTTGTAAAAAAAGGTGTTCAATTAAAAGCTGGACAAATTTTGGCTGAGGGTAAAAAGATATTTTCAAAGAGTACAGGAAGAGTTAGTGTTGTTGATTTCGCAACAAGAAGGGAAATTGTAATTCAAAAAACAAAGAAGAAAAAGTTATATCCGGGTTATTTATTCGTTGAAATGATAATGAATGATCACACATGGGAATTTGTTAGAGGTACGCCATTTGTTATGGGGTTTGTATCGGCAGGTGGAAGACCTCTTCCATTAAAGCCAGAGGAAGTGCATTACATACTGAGGATGGCAGGACTCGAAGAAACAGTTCAAGCAAAACCTCAAGTTGCGAAGGTTGAGCTTGAAATTCAACCGGGAGACGCTGTAAAGATTATCACAGGTCCATTCGAAGGATTTAGCGGTATAGTGAAAGAAGTTGATGAAGAAAAGCAAGAACTTAAGGTAAATGTTACCATATTCGGTAGAGAAACTCCTGTTACAGTGCATTTGAACGAAGTAGAAAAAATATAA
- the secE gene encoding preprotein translocase subunit SecE: MLEKLKKFFAEVKSEAKKTTWPNREELLASTGVVLFILAVSAVYLFLVDLLFSGTLGALLQKF; the protein is encoded by the coding sequence ATGCTTGAAAAACTCAAGAAATTCTTCGCCGAAGTAAAGTCAGAAGCAAAGAAAACAACATGGCCAAACAGAGAAGAACTCTTGGCGTCTACAGGAGTTGTTTTATTTATTCTTGCTGTATCAGCTGTTTATCTTTTCCTTGTTGACTTGTTGTTCTCCGGAACGTTGGGTGCCTTGCTTCAAAAATTCTGA
- the rpmG gene encoding 50S ribosomal protein L33, giving the protein MRVQVGLKCEECGNRNYYTTKEKSKKDKLRLKKYCPKCNKHTFHTETKV; this is encoded by the coding sequence ATGAGAGTTCAAGTAGGGCTCAAGTGTGAAGAATGTGGAAACAGAAACTACTACACAACAAAAGAGAAAAGCAAAAAAGATAAGCTTAGATTAAAAAAGTACTGCCCAAAGTGCAATAAGCATACATTCCACACAGAAACAAAGGTCTAA
- a CDS encoding OsmC family protein, producing MATARMDFYSGMLFYSKTLSGHDLIIDADPSVGGRDAGPRPKELLLYSLMGCTGMDVVSLLRKMRVIENMESFRIEVEYEQSQEHPKVYTKIHLKYIFKFNGEPPREQVEKAVNLSQEKYCGVSAMLKKAVPEFSHEIVYE from the coding sequence ATGGCTACAGCAAGAATGGATTTTTATTCAGGTATGCTCTTTTATTCCAAGACGTTATCAGGGCATGATTTGATTATTGATGCTGACCCTTCTGTTGGTGGAAGGGATGCCGGACCGAGGCCAAAAGAATTGCTTCTCTATTCTCTGATGGGATGCACAGGAATGGATGTTGTGTCTTTGCTTAGGAAGATGAGAGTTATAGAAAATATGGAAAGCTTTAGGATAGAAGTTGAGTACGAACAATCACAGGAACATCCAAAAGTTTATACTAAGATACACTTGAAGTACATATTCAAATTCAATGGTGAACCACCAAGGGAACAAGTTGAAAAAGCTGTCAATTTATCTCAAGAAAAGTACTGTGGGGTCTCCGCTATGCTAAAGAAAGCTGTACCAGAATTTTCCCACGAGATTGTATATGAATGA
- a CDS encoding cytochrome c biogenesis CcdA family protein, with the protein MNLLSTPDISVFVAIVSGLLSFFSPCVLPLIPGFIGIVLGGDKKFQRLIGFFVGFSFMFTLLGAFSSFLGSFLVKFGGIIEKIIGIAIIIFGILYMLEIQLFKGKSLNIWKFKGSGLLGGLILGLAIGFVWIPCSSPVLASILLIAAQKSLLKGMILLFVYSLGISVPFLTIGTLVARILTRGFGTPSWEKWMKFIGGGFIILMGLLVILGKMKV; encoded by the coding sequence ATGAATCTTCTTTCTACTCCAGATATCTCTGTATTTGTTGCGATAGTCTCCGGGTTACTTTCGTTTTTTAGTCCATGCGTTCTTCCATTAATTCCTGGTTTCATAGGCATCGTTTTAGGTGGTGACAAAAAGTTTCAAAGGCTTATAGGATTTTTTGTAGGTTTTTCGTTTATGTTTACCTTACTTGGCGCATTTTCTTCTTTTCTTGGGAGTTTTTTGGTAAAATTTGGTGGAATAATCGAAAAAATTATAGGTATAGCGATTATAATATTTGGTATACTTTATATGTTGGAGATACAGCTTTTTAAAGGCAAATCTTTAAATATATGGAAGTTCAAGGGATCTGGATTATTAGGTGGTTTGATATTAGGACTTGCGATTGGCTTTGTTTGGATACCCTGTAGCAGCCCTGTTCTTGCGTCAATTTTACTAATTGCGGCTCAGAAAAGTTTGTTGAAGGGTATGATTTTATTGTTTGTGTATTCACTTGGGATTTCTGTACCTTTTCTCACAATAGGTACTTTGGTAGCGCGAATTTTGACAAGAGGTTTTGGGACACCATCTTGGGAAAAGTGGATGAAATTCATAGGTGGAGGATTTATAATATTGATGGGATTACTCGTCATACTTGGCAAAATGAAAGTTTAA
- a CDS encoding thioredoxin family protein, producing the protein MRKIIFYLLLSLLFVSSLFGYDYTYSDLGIAHRISQIEDKILLIMFSSPSCYYCKLFDKDVITNKSVQEFLRGNYVFVKIEPSSYKTTFLGKSYTNNDLFSAFGVRGTPTFVFIRNKESITQVPGYMPAEDFLKALKYIIRVVEKNYKEPFDSYSKKSDDLKGYPKIVNVDKANSEYILKYDKNAQLVSDLPKDIDVYKVYVTKDEDVAKKLVELGAIRVLLVK; encoded by the coding sequence ATGAGAAAAATTATTTTTTATTTATTATTATCACTTTTATTTGTTAGTTCTTTATTTGGCTATGATTACACATATAGTGACTTGGGAATAGCGCACAGAATTTCACAAATTGAAGATAAAATTTTGTTAATAATGTTCTCTTCCCCAAGTTGTTACTATTGTAAGCTGTTTGACAAAGATGTTATTACAAACAAATCGGTTCAAGAATTTTTAAGGGGAAATTATGTTTTTGTCAAAATTGAACCATCAAGCTATAAGACAACTTTTTTGGGAAAGAGTTACACAAACAATGATTTATTTTCTGCTTTCGGAGTTAGAGGTACTCCAACGTTTGTGTTTATAAGGAATAAAGAATCAATAACTCAAGTCCCGGGCTACATGCCAGCTGAAGATTTTCTAAAAGCACTTAAATACATTATCAGAGTTGTTGAAAAAAATTACAAAGAACCTTTCGACAGCTACTCAAAGAAATCTGATGATCTGAAAGGTTATCCAAAGATAGTAAATGTTGACAAAGCTAATAGTGAATATATTTTAAAATATGATAAAAACGCGCAATTAGTTAGTGATTTACCAAAAGATATCGACGTATACAAAGTTTACGTTACAAAAGATGAAGACGTTGCTAAGAAACTTGTTGAATTAGGAGCTATAAGGGTGCTTCTTGTAAAGTGA
- a CDS encoding glutaredoxin family protein: MPTYKIKIYTTPTCPWCKRAKEYFKQLGISFTEVDVSKDRKGAEEMVRKSGQMGVPVIEIGNQIIVGFDKAKIDRILGIS; this comes from the coding sequence ATGCCAACATATAAAATAAAGATATACACAACACCAACTTGTCCATGGTGCAAAAGGGCAAAAGAATATTTTAAACAGCTGGGCATATCTTTTACAGAAGTTGACGTATCAAAAGATCGAAAAGGCGCGGAAGAAATGGTTAGAAAATCAGGTCAGATGGGTGTCCCTGTCATTGAAATTGGGAACCAGATAATTGTTGGCTTTGACAAAGCAAAAATTGATAGAATCCTTGGAATTAGCTAA
- the trxB gene encoding thioredoxin-disulfide reductase: MGLFDIGSAGSELKEYYDVIIIGAGPAGLTAAIYARRAGLTALVIEKAIEGGAVTQTHVVENWPGEISIEGQALGQKFADHAKHFGAEIHYAFAQKVYVDGDYKVVELDDGNKVKGRVLIIATGTEPRKLGVPGEAEFRGRGVTYCAACDGYLFKDKDVVVVGGGDSACDESHFLSKIVNSITMVQNLPYLTAAKVLQERVLNNPKIKVITNHIVKEIRGTNKVEEVIIVNNETKEEKVLKADGVFIYVGLVPKTEIFKGFVNMNDYGYIITDENMETNVPGVYAVGDIRIKGLRQIVTAAADGAIAVEHAAKKYF, translated from the coding sequence ATGGGTTTATTTGATATTGGCTCAGCTGGAAGTGAACTTAAAGAATATTACGATGTGATTATAATTGGTGCAGGACCAGCAGGTTTGACCGCAGCAATTTACGCAAGAAGAGCAGGCTTAACGGCTCTCGTTATTGAAAAAGCTATCGAAGGTGGAGCAGTTACACAAACCCATGTTGTAGAGAATTGGCCAGGTGAGATAAGTATAGAAGGTCAAGCTTTAGGGCAAAAGTTTGCCGACCATGCAAAACATTTTGGTGCAGAGATTCACTACGCGTTCGCACAAAAAGTTTACGTAGATGGTGATTACAAGGTTGTTGAGTTAGATGATGGCAATAAGGTAAAAGGTAGAGTACTTATTATAGCTACAGGAACGGAGCCAAGAAAGCTTGGAGTGCCAGGTGAAGCAGAGTTTAGAGGCAGAGGGGTTACATACTGCGCGGCTTGTGATGGATATCTATTTAAAGACAAAGATGTTGTTGTCGTTGGTGGAGGAGACAGTGCTTGCGATGAGTCTCATTTCCTTTCAAAGATAGTAAATAGCATTACAATGGTTCAGAACTTACCATACTTAACGGCAGCTAAGGTATTGCAGGAGAGAGTTCTTAACAATCCAAAGATAAAGGTTATAACAAATCATATTGTTAAGGAAATTAGAGGTACGAATAAAGTGGAAGAAGTTATTATTGTGAACAATGAAACGAAAGAAGAAAAAGTTTTAAAAGCAGATGGTGTATTTATATACGTTGGTTTAGTTCCAAAAACTGAGATATTCAAAGGCTTTGTAAATATGAATGATTACGGTTACATAATTACAGATGAAAATATGGAAACAAATGTTCCAGGAGTTTACGCTGTTGGAGATATTAGAATTAAAGGACTCAGACAAATTGTTACAGCAGCAGCAGATGGCGCAATCGCAGTTGAACATGCAGCAAAGAAATATTTCTAA
- the pdo gene encoding protein disulfide oxidoreductase, translated as MGLLSEKDRKYLVDLFAKELENEVKLLFFHGEDCEYCDLESQLLDEVKELSDKIVVEKYHKDSEKGKEYNVEYAPALILTLSDGVDRGVRFYGIPSGHEFSTLIQDIITFGKGAKPQLSPETIEKLKNLDKPVKISVFVTPTCPYCPRAALTAHNMALASDKVTAEVVEANEFFDLSEQFGVSSVPHIAINRNPDRFFIGAYPEPQFLQQVLDLAE; from the coding sequence ATGGGTTTATTATCAGAAAAAGATAGGAAGTACTTGGTTGATTTATTTGCAAAAGAGTTAGAAAATGAAGTGAAGCTTTTATTCTTCCACGGAGAAGATTGTGAATACTGTGATTTAGAAAGCCAACTTCTTGATGAAGTAAAAGAGCTTTCAGATAAGATTGTTGTCGAAAAATATCATAAAGACAGCGAAAAGGGTAAAGAATACAATGTTGAATACGCACCTGCCCTTATACTTACGCTTTCAGATGGAGTAGATAGAGGTGTAAGGTTTTACGGTATCCCTTCAGGTCATGAATTTAGCACCCTTATTCAAGACATTATCACATTCGGTAAAGGCGCAAAGCCACAACTTTCGCCTGAAACTATTGAAAAGTTGAAGAACTTGGATAAACCAGTTAAAATCAGTGTTTTCGTTACACCAACGTGTCCATATTGTCCAAGAGCGGCTTTAACAGCACATAATATGGCCCTTGCAAGTGACAAGGTAACGGCAGAAGTTGTTGAAGCGAATGAATTCTTCGACCTTAGTGAACAATTTGGAGTTTCTTCAGTTCCGCATATTGCTATCAACAGAAATCCTGATAGGTTCTTTATAGGTGCTTATCCAGAACCACAATTTTTACAACAAGTTCTTGATTTGGCTGAATAA
- a CDS encoding alpha/beta hydrolase: protein MDFGNYKTVKISEPIFLKGGDIGVLLVHGYTGSPHDFSYMANELNKAGFTVSVPRLPGHGTCGEDFLKTNADDWLRRAFDAYYDLQGMCKEVYICGLSMGGVISLIMAAQLKPKKLVTLAAATHVFDNRIKLTPLLALFKEKMPRENNEKYEDPDLEYLRKEYWSYNWPKQAAELYKLMKISRKSVTQIISDTLVVAARNDNTVPLSAAEFIYNNIRSERRKLLVFERSGHVLSNDIEKEAVTEAVKNWFLGIEA, encoded by the coding sequence TTGGACTTTGGAAATTACAAAACAGTAAAAATTTCAGAACCTATATTCTTGAAAGGTGGGGATATAGGGGTATTGTTAGTCCATGGTTATACAGGTTCACCACACGATTTTTCTTATATGGCAAACGAGTTAAATAAAGCCGGTTTTACAGTTTCCGTGCCAAGACTGCCTGGTCATGGGACATGTGGAGAAGATTTCTTAAAGACAAACGCAGACGATTGGCTAAGAAGAGCTTTTGATGCGTATTATGATTTGCAAGGGATGTGTAAAGAAGTATATATTTGTGGTCTATCTATGGGAGGAGTAATTAGCCTCATCATGGCAGCTCAATTAAAACCAAAAAAATTAGTCACATTAGCTGCCGCTACGCATGTATTTGATAATCGAATAAAACTTACACCTTTGCTAGCCTTGTTTAAAGAAAAAATGCCACGTGAAAATAACGAAAAGTACGAGGATCCAGATTTGGAATATCTCAGAAAAGAATACTGGTCTTACAACTGGCCCAAACAAGCCGCAGAGCTTTATAAGTTGATGAAAATCTCAAGAAAAAGTGTTACACAAATTATTTCTGATACCTTGGTAGTTGCGGCAAGAAACGATAATACTGTTCCCTTAAGTGCTGCAGAATTTATTTATAATAACATTCGATCAGAGAGAAGAAAACTCTTGGTGTTTGAACGTTCCGGTCATGTGTTAAGCAACGATATTGAGAAAGAAGCGGTTACGGAAGCTGTTAAAAATTGGTTCTTGGGTATTGAGGCATAG